agaaagGCGGTTCAGGAATCCTTCTCTGACACGTCTTCAGAACAAATCCAGGACGTCGGTTTAAAAGCGTCGATCGAGTCACGttgtgagagtgtcgatcgagtggAAGTTCAAAAGAAAGAGTCGTTTgtgtttgcgtttgcgtttgcatTTGCGTTTTTTCTTGGCCATGGTCAGAAAAAGAGTCGCCAGCGATAGCCACCACCGACTCAGGGAGGCCAAAAGAAAGGGAAGGAGACTACCTCGGGAAATGgatgagagagagagccaaaacCTATGTTATGATGATGAgagccaaaaatatatatatattattaatatgctTTTTACACTAAGTTTCTTATATTATTCTTAATACAAAgctattttcattaaatttaaataattcacGCTTATTAGTGTAAAACACACTCTTAAAAATTGgaagatatatcatataacCTCTTAAAAAATGTCAAGAGTCTCATTCAAACTTTCTACAAAATTTCCGTTTAGACGTGTATAGAGGGAGACAGACAGAACACATGAACGAACCGACTTGTCATGTTTTTGGCAAAAACAGAGTCTGACCAACAACAAACTCAAGTCATGCAACAGTAGATTCATACCAGCTAGTTTTTTGTTTCCCATTCAATTTCTTAAAgataaacactaaaaaaaaaaaaaacattggtgtGTGATGAATGATAGATAGGCACATTGAATTTGGACAGTCACGCgtggttagagagagagagagatagataaaaATCACATTCACATGACCCCATCACCCACATGGGAATGGTCCCTCTCACTTTCACACTTGCATCTTTTCATTATCCaccattacaaaataaaacatatattagaTTTGCGAGATGAAGAAGCATTGATAAAGACTGTACACTAGTCATGAAGACCACGACCAATCTGTATTAGCTACGGGTAAACCAGAATCCAATACCCGAACCGGACCAAACCCGCCTAATAATAGTTAAATAACGATATACCCTTTTCAACTTTTAGTTTTTACCGCGTCCTTTTGTGTTGTTACCTAACGTCAGCTCCAAGTCATCGATACCAACATCGTGAATCTTCTCACCTTCCCATGGCTTTACCGACACATCTCCGACGAGGTTAAATGTAGGCGACGGAGGACATGTCTGAGAAACGCTAACCGGTTGGAAGTTTCCCCATCGACATGAATCAACCGTGGAGACATCAGATTCGTCGCATTCTGGAATCGATGTGTAGTGGTGGAGACGCCGTGTTGGGCTTGACGGAGCTGAGACTGGAAAATTACTGCTTTGCCATCTCGGGAGTCTCGGATTTGATCCTCTAGGAGAAGAGAGCGGTGGTGTGACAGGGGCACTATTGGAAATTCGTAGAGGAACGAGGTTTCCGGACGAAGCTAGGTTTTGGAGATAAGGAATGAGATAAGTCGAGGATTGATTCGGGTCGAACCGGTTTGGAATGTGATCAAACCGGGTCGGACTTGGGTAAGACGACGAGGATGGGCTAGCTTGATACGACGGAATTGGGCTTTGAAAGGCCGATGATTGTGGACTGAGTTGGATTGAGGAACACGGCGGTGTTGTTTCCATTGGTCGAGAACCCTGTCGGAAAAAATATCAGCTCAATGtctgaaaattaaaaagaaaaaaaaaaaagagaatctgaAGTTTAGAAATGGAACCTTTCGATAAGTGGTGCCGTCCTCGTGGACGATCCAACCAGCTTCGAGACAAACAGCTTTGAGGACTTCATTGTTGTCACAGTGTTTAGGGAGTTTGTAATTGCCCTGAGATCTAAGTCCGGTGAATATCTTAGCTGCTatggctcttcttcttctctctcttcttttgttgttttctctttctttccacGTCGGCATCCTCCCCGCCGCCGCCGtcgatcctcctcctcctcctcctgatgccgtcattctctctctctcttcctctttctctatttttttttgttaacttttcaGTTCTGAGTTATCTAtgggtttttgtttgtggttgCGTAATTCTCGAAGAGAGCAAAGACTAAAGAAT
The sequence above is drawn from the Camelina sativa cultivar DH55 chromosome 4, Cs, whole genome shotgun sequence genome and encodes:
- the LOC104780898 gene encoding BES1/BZR1 homolog protein 1-like, producing MTASGGGGGGSTAAAGRMPTWKERENNKRRERRRRAIAAKIFTGLRSQGNYKLPKHCDNNEVLKAVCLEAGWIVHEDGTTYRKGSRPMETTPPCSSIQLSPQSSAFQSPIPSYQASPSSSSYPSPTRFDHIPNRFDPNQSSTYLIPYLQNLASSGNLVPLRISNSAPVTPPLSSPRGSNPRLPRWQSSNFPVSAPSSPTRRLHHYTSIPECDESDVSTVDSCRWGNFQPVSVSQTCPPSPTFNLVGDVSVKPWEGEKIHDVGIDDLELTLGNNTKGRGKN